Part of the Chaetodon trifascialis isolate fChaTrf1 chromosome 1, fChaTrf1.hap1, whole genome shotgun sequence genome, atgtgccAGTTAATAAGAGCTGAGACATAATTAAATTGCGGCTGAGCGACCTTGGGAGagttaaaacataaaaaacatgatggatggatggacacacacacacacacacacacgcacacgcacacgcacacgcacacgcacacgcacacacacacacacacacacacacacacacaccttgtgtCCACTGTAAAAAAATGTCTTGTGATGGTCCTGAAATCTTCAggataattaattaaaaaaaaatatatgattGTGGTgagaaacaaaaccaaaataagacaaattGAACAAAATACTGTGACTGTCCTGATGGAGGCGCTAGATTCACAGGTCATTTCAGCTCCAATTAAACAATTGAAGAAGATCAATCAACGTATCAATCATCAAAAGAAATGTTGTATTTACGGAGGAAAGGCCGAGTTTAACTTCAGATTACTGTCAGCTAATTAACACTAATGCCACTAATTAGAGCGCCACTGTTTGCTCTGTGAGATCAGAGCGCCGCAGGATTAAAGGAGTAATCCACCAAAATTGACAGACTCcagtctgtttgtcttcttctgaGGAAAAATGAGGGTAAACACCGTTCAGACGATCACATTCTCTGAATATTCAGGACTCAATCACTCATTTTTGCTCGTTAAGCAGGTTTTGAGTCACAACGAGCTGCAGTAAAAATAATGCTCATGTTGTGCTGCTTGTTTATGATGCAGGACCTGAttaaccaatcacagcccacgctgaaacaaaatacaaatacGGCCCTTtctactccattacatttgtctgacagctttagttactagttactttgcagatgtCCActgaaaagctcgtatctccagatgtgttgatgctgaatgtttgagctgaactgaaggatgaagagttccttcatgtcttcttcagctcagtaaactctttaaaagcctcttggatcagctgaaaaagcttcgtcacaaagctgaaaacagcctgtttttctgagctcgtcaCACTGTTTGGAGATACgaggttctcacaggacgccgcgctgcaaacgtgatgatcttctagaatctgaagcagtgatgaagattaaagcagcaacaggagataaaggagttcaatgagctgaaacatctgcagcaggaacatggatgaacacatgaacgcacacatgaacacagcaggaacatgaatgaacacatgaacgcagcaggaacatgaatgaacacatgaacgcagcaggaacatgaatgaacacatgaacgcagcaggaacatgaataaacacatgaatgcagcaggaacatgaatgaacacatgaatgcacggGAACACAAATGAAGTGGAGTGGcgtggagtattttcacagtaaaGTTAAGTACAGGATCTGAACACTGCTCCATCTCTACATGTCACATGGACATGTGTGTCAAACAAGGCGACTGGTTGATTCAACTCATCTGGATAATTTTAATACGCATGAATCAAATCCAGAAACAACACAGCCAACGTCCCCTAAAGAACCTGAGTAGGTTCACCTCCATCATGCGGCAGAAAGTTGAttaaaactgaaggaaaaacgTTTTTCTGTgacacagacagctgaaacGTTTCAGTGCTGTTAGTGAACTTACGGCTTTACCATTTAAATTGCACATGCATGCTTTCACACGGCTCTTTGACTTCACACTCAGGAAGGTTAAAATGTTCAGCCTGCTAAGTGACAGCTGTCACTGTCGGATTACACTGCACTACAATTATCATATCTCAGAAATGACTGCTGGTCACATGATCAGCCGCGGCAGGTCTGAGTTACATAACGTGATTTACACACGCAGCTCATACAATTCATGTGGCATCAACACTTTCCAAATCTACAAATTAAATCTGCAAACAAATAATTACTCGAGTCAATGAGAACAATTAATAGCGTGAGGCCTCTGAGGACTGAATCTGCATATTGAATGAGCTCATTATCAtaagagggagagacggagccTCTTACCGATCAGCTGTTGAACCTCCTCGCGCTGACAGCTGACTAATACTCCACAATGAAACCGTAAACTGTTCGTTCTTCCATCCGGACACATAGAGGACTGATGTCCTGCTGGACGGGTCGGCCATTTTTCTAACGTATGATGGATCTAAAGTATGTTTCTGTGCACTTGTTGTTAAATAATAATCTTTGGTGTAACACCAAAGATCTGAAAAAACAGCCTAAATATCCTTACTGAAGATTTTTCTGGCATCACATCTAAAGCCTGTCCAATGGTTACAGAGcagatgtgattaaaaaaataaataaaaatactgaaaaatatcTTCTAATAAAAATCCTCCTCACAACTGTTAGCAGGGGACACTTTCTTAAATACAAATATACATCTGTATTCAGATGTGTTAAATATTAAGTATTCCAGCAtttccatctgtctttgttctCCTGACGTTTCACAGTAATGTGATGAATATTCCAGAAAGTCTAAAACATAACGCCATATTACATTATGATGGAAATCAATGCTGCATATgaacatatatttatttattaattgaaTAATCTGCCGAGAACATGCACGGTCTTCAGCTCAAATAATAACGAGGAAAATATTTCTGCGTTGATTTTGAGGTGATTTATTTGCTCCTGACAGCTTTCTCCTCTCTTAAACTTCTCATTAACTGCCGCTAGCTTAAAGGCTAGCAGCGCCATATTGATCCAACAGCCCGCCCCCTGCTGTCTGCTTCCACAAAGGTCACGTTCACGGTTATATTCATATTAAACACCGCCAAAATTCATGTGAATCGATCGAttcaaaccatttcaagatactATCACTAGAGAAGACACAATAAACGGCAAcagcactgacaaacaaacGCTTTTAAAATTAAGGCAACTCACCACTGACGTCTCTCATTGATCCAAAGATCGATAAAACTCATGAAAACGATCTGAAATATCCACAAAGGTCCAAAAGATCCACTGCAGTCAagatatttagtccaaaacatgcaaataatccacagaaagatgttttctcctttcaaattagcagACTATCTTCTTCCGTTTTTCCGCTGTTTTTCGCGCtacaacttcaacttcaaccaaTTCGCGCCATTTTGCCTCCGGTTACTCTGAGGAGGGTCGGGTTTCAAATGACACAGTGCTTGACCAATCACGAGCTATCATATGAAGCCTAGCAACCAAAGGAGCCAATTACAGTCTGTGTTGATTGCAACAAATCTTGTACATGACTGACGTtttgaatagccaatgaaattctgaacaccTGATATTGACAGGTGTCAGCTCATATTATGGGATGCAGTGTTATAACGGTATGACTTGCTGTTTGAAgtgataaatatagtaaatgccTCAATATTAAGATACATAGGAAAAATATAAGTACAGACatcttaaatatgaatatagacggccaaaatttagatttcatgGATAGAAATTTAGATATTGATGTggataaatataataaattcTTATGTAATAGTTTTCCATTTATTCTAGTATTTTGTGTTCTAATgcatttgattttctttcaacGTGCTGGGACATTGAAATGATGCACTCCATCATcacaggacaaagacaaagactcaACACGATGCTTCACCTCCTATGAGACgctcagacaaaacacaaaaacatcccTGTTAATAAAACGGAGGCAGTGAAACGAAGGTTTGTGTCGTCGAGCTTCATCGATCACCGCGGCTGGAAACGGCTGAAAGTTTGACAGACGGATATTTACTGATGTATCACCCGACCGGTCAGAGGTCATTACCCCGCAGACTGATGGGAAATGCTTTGATTTCCTCCAGGTGGACAAAAACCATTCAGGTGCTGTCAGTGATGTCACTATGGCtccgcctctcctctcctctgatctGATTGACTCTGACGAACTGATCAATAGTCTCTGTCCCAGTGTGACCAGTCCCCTCagcctgtctctcccagtgtgacCCGTCccctcagcctgtctgtcccaGTGTGACCCGTCccctcagcctgtctgtcccaGTGTGACCAGTCCCCTCagcctgtctctcccagtgtgacCCGTcccctcagtctgtctgtcccagtGTGACCAGTcccctcagtctgtctgtctcagtgtaaGTCGTcccctcagtctgtctgtcccagtGTGAGCCGTcccttcagtctgtctgtcccagtGTGAGCCGTcccttcagtctgtctgtcccagtGTGAGCCGTCCTCTCAGTATGTTTCTGTGGACATGGAGCTATTGGACTGACGTTCATCAGGTGACAcaaacacttcctgtcctgtctgGTTCACCTGCTGCGAAGTGTCTGTGGAGGACAGAAAATTagagacagtgaggacagagggaCTGTTATTATTAAGTtattagtatttatttatttgattttactcagaaagaaactgaatatgaaggagtggagggagctgattggctgtgggTTGTCTCATGGGGTGAAggagcacttcctgtttggtgaAGCTTCATCAGTGCTGCTCTCACGCTGACTGAAGATCTGAATCACACATCAGTTCATTTCCCTCTGAGGCTGAAATCCTGCATcgtttttaatcatttcacttTATGTTGAGCCAACACTCCTTCCCAATAATTGAGTTTTCTGTCCTCGTCCATAGTTACCGAGCGCCGCTGTGCTTTATTTTCCTTCAGCGTGAAGACTGagcggggtcagaggtcagcggAGCGGCTGGCTAAACAGATCTGTTCATTAGCAAACAGCCGTTCACAACGCTCAGCGGTAACATCCATCACACAGGAGCGCTTACAGCAGCAGCCGCCGCCGCCGAGCTGCTCGAGCTGCAGTCTGAGAGGAAGTCTGAGGCCGATCGAGCCTTCACACAGACTGACCTCCAGCCGCTCCGTGTGGGCTGAAATGTGCCGTTCTTGATTCATGGATCATGTGAAGAAACACTCCCAGATGTTCAGGCCAGTGcctctgacttcctccttttATATATCTGTATGTTTATATATTTAGATTACActtttacatgcacatatatgtACTCATATacacttgagtgtgtgtgtgtgtgtgtgcgtgtgtgtgtgtgtgtgtgtgcgcgcgcgcgtgtgcacTCTGAATCTTCCTTCTAAATATAattgacttttctttgtttcttccttcagtacacatttgaaacacttttttgtattttatggttttattttaatctaaaacacgtttttttttttttttttaatctgttcagGCATCTTCTCCGTGTGCTCTGGATGAAGCTGATCCTttaaatgttcatgtttgttcCAGATGgatctttctttcatttcacttcatttcagtgGAGAGTTTTTAAAATCCACAGTCTCAGATCTTTGGACGGACCCTGAAGTCCAGATCGTGTTGTCTTCATCCTGCGTGGACCGTCAGTGTtgactgaggacacacagacgTACAGGCAACTCGGGCGTTTtgaatgaacatgaacacatgaacagacGAACCTACAGGCGCTGCTCAGGTGCTGCTTTATGGTTTTACTGTTCGAGGTtttgctgccatctagtggaatTGAATTATTCTAGTCATCCAAAGTCTTTTCCATCAGGTGCAGATTAAATAGAGAGCAACAATCAGTGACGTCCAGGTTAATGCTCAACCTCGAAACTGTCACTGAGCAAAGAAaaattatttttgatttttgttaaATTAATGAGAGTTaagttaataaaaaataaagttaagtTCAGTGATTCCGATAACAAAAGGAGTGATtgcataataaaataaataaaatgtacagacatgaataaaaataagGTTAAATCTCTCTGATACAtcagtaaaatacaacaaaaacacaataaaagaaacatcAGCGATATGATTTGAAGATATTTTGGTCCTTCTCACCTTCCGTGGTCTCCATCAAGCCAGCAAGAATCgaaaaaggaaaatgaggaCATcacttccaaaataaaagcagaaatgaaatcAGAAATTAAATTCATGCTACTATGATATTGTTGAACAAAAGTAATTTTATTGAATTTAAATTTAGCATTATGAGAATGAGTAAAAGTGAAACTAAAACTGTTGTATGGTTAAAAACGTCGAGTGAGACATTTCACAATAAAGCAACAACATTGCTTCAGGTCTTTCTTAATAAGGCAGGGAGACATAAGGTGATACAGAAATGATCTCAAGaatgtaaagaaaataaaagacagatttttaaaaaaacaaacaaataaaaagatgaaaaaagaaaaaattagaTTTACATTCCCTTTTGATTGTTCTATTGTTAATATCATtatcattgtttgttttctttatgttcGTTTTGTGATATTGACAGTGGTGGGATGAACTTAGATACTGCAGTgcttaagtacatttttgtgGTACCCTCATCTTTTACTTGACAGGTTTTTTACATACTTGAAATGTCTTATATAcgtgtttattattattattattattgaaataTCTAACCGGAAGTCCACTCTCTGTTGTTAGCTTGTTGTTGCTGAGCTGTTGCACTGCTCGCTTGTTGTGGAGGGAAGCGGCTAGCTCCGTTAGCTCCgttagctttgtgtgtgtttgaaacatAGTTTGCTGTAGTTAATTGTTCCTCCGGCAGTTTCCATCATGGCGTACCAGCTGTACAGGAACACCACGCTGGGAAACAGTCTGCAGGAGAGTCTGGACGAGCTCATACAGGTGACACTAACCTCAGACGTGACGGCTGTTTCCTCACAGCTAGCCGCGTTTAGCATGTTGCTAACTGCAGCGGCGGCGGTCAGTgcctgttagcctgttagctcaGTGAGCTAACTTTAGCTCGTTAGCTGCGGTTTGTTTCAGCACTGATTTGTTCCAACATAACCAACAGTTTTTATCACGTCActaatcagcagcagcttcagctgagATCATGTAGCGTAGCAGTAATTGAAGTTCGTCGTAGTTTAGTAAGTTTGCCCGAAACTGACGTTTGTTAGTGACAACAGTGACTTTAAGAGTAGCATCAGTAGTATGAAGTATGTATGAAAACTAGTATGAAGACTAGATCCAGTCCAGGTTAGAAGTATCAGAGGAGACTCAgtctgacagagagcagaaagatgATGATCAGGAACAGTTTGACACCATAACCACAAAAATATCAGCAGTGAGCATTTATTATATACACGAGCAACAGTCTGAAGGTTCATccatcagagacagacagacagagagacagagggacagagagacaggcagagggacagtttGGGGCAGTTATGTGCTGGAACTACAGCTCAGACTGTCCAAACCTTCAGGAAGCTTAAAGAGGCGACACACAGTCACTGCGCCGACGTCTGAGCCCGAAACTCAACACACAGGAACCTGGAAATGCACAAAGGGTGAAGGTCttaaactgtgtgtgcgtgtgcgtgtgtgtgcgtgtgtgtgtgtgtgtgtgtgtgcgtgcgtgcgtgcgtgcgtgcgtgcgtgtgtgtgtgtgttcagactcaGCAGATCACTCCTCAGCTGGCTCTTCAGGTCCTCCTTCAGTTTGATAAAGCGATCAACACGGCGCTCGCCAACCGAGTCCGCAACAGAGTCAACTTCAGGGTGAGTCCACCTCCTCTGACCTCCGACCTCGAGCTGAACCctgtacagcagcaggagcGAAGCTGCTCAGAGAtcagtcttcttctgtggttttggTCCTCAAAGCGATGATTGTGTTCAGCTTCAGTTAGAATTTGTTCTCCTGCTCAGACGTTCAATACGTCGTGAAATAAAGTCTGAAGAGTAACTAAAGCtggcagacaaacagcagagtaGAAGGACATGTCATCCCATGCTGTCTGAGGGTCGGCTGTGgtctctgtcctgcaggggTCTCTGAACACCTACAGGTTCTGTGACAACGTGTGGACGTTCGTCCTGAACGACGTGGAGTTCAGGGAGGTGACCGACCTCGTGAAGGTGGACAAGGTCAAAATCGTCGCCTGTGATGGAAAGAGCGAGTCGACCCAGAACAAAACGGACAAATGGTGAGAGTCAGGTGACCGTGGGCCGTATCCTCAGTGCGCGTgatgtccagcaggtggcgctgtgCCTGTTCTTATTCcactggtttgtgtttgtgtgtctgcagactcCAGCGCCGACGACTCCTCGTGTTCTGGTGTCAGATGGAGGCGCAGATGGACCTGGACTGTACATATAATTTATTACAGCAGCGTCACAgcagagagcgtgtgtgtgtgtgtgtgtgtgtgtgtgtgtgtgtgtgtgtgtgtgtgtgtgtcagcatggaCCAGTCACTGTAcctgcagcagttttttttattattatcagtttACAGGAGGTTTGTGTTCAGTTTGCTGTCGTTGAGCTGAATCATCtttaataaaactttatttaaaacacagCGAGCGTCTGCGGGCGTTTGTCAATAAAGTCATGTGTTCATTTATGATTGCATCTCTTTTTTTATGAAAAATCACTTTGGCGTTTGTCTGCAAGCTGGAGACGAAGTGTGATGATCAGTGAAGACAAACGAGACAAAGGAGACAGGTgggacaaaatgagacaaacgAGCCAGAATCAACTTTTTCACTTTATTATAACAACATCGTGACTTGACATCATGTATAAAAGAGTGCATCTTAAAAATGATTCAACTACAACGATCAACACTTAGTTCAgctcaaagacagacaggacagaaagacaggacaGACGATAAATAGAGAAGAATCTGTTTACTGCAAAGAAACGTTAAACATCTGAGACGTTTAAAAAGCTTCAGCTGATATCTGAATATACACACCTGTAAGACACACATTTAGAATATGTCATTCAGTGTATTTGTACTTCTTGATCAATACTGCATGTAGTTTCCACGGAGACGAGTGGAAATGGCTTCTGTTTCCAAACCCGGCGGAGCTGAAAGGGCTGATGGGAAACAACAGATTTCTGTCGTTTACTGGAGACGATAAAACGATCAATGACCTTAAAATAAAAGTGTTCAGTGTGTGGAGCCTTTAAGGTCCCTGACGCGCCAAGACCGCCTTAAAAAACGAGAGCCGACAAAGAGGAACCGGCCAGGACCCACAGGTCTGAATGCACTTGAACGCACCACAGAGAcaacagtggacagcagacattTTCAGGCTGGTTGGCGGCTCAGCAGAATGTGAACGTCACAAACGGAGCGAACGCTCGAACCTGCTCCATCATCACGGGCCGACGGAAGAGTCTGACTGAAGAGGAGCTGCAACGTTTCCAAGCATTCAGACGAAGAACGCTCAGAGCGGAGGACGGCGTGAGGAGATTCACACCGTCACTGTCCGTCACTGCTCGCGTCATCGGCCTCGTGGTTTTCAGGTGTTCTGCTGGTCCTGAGTCAGTTCCTTCtgtccaaacagcagctgagtcCCGGGGTGTGTAAGCTCCGATCAGACGACCTCCGGCCGTGAATCTAACGCGTTTACTTTAGTGGACAGaaatctgtctgctgtctgcacGCGAGTCGCTGCTCGACAGGCCTGATGGAGCAGGTGCTCATGGGAAAGCTGCCTCGTGCTGACGCTGCTGAAGCTCATGCAGGTAACAAACCACCTGCTTCtgccacacagaaacactgcagagcttcgtctctctgtcctccccaGGACTCTGGCTGTGGACGCTGTTTTTGTCCCCGCTGGGATCCTGTAGAATCCAAGACTTCCTGTCACATGTTGACTCACACGGCTGCCGATTGGCTCAATCTGAACCTCAATGAGAAACGCTATCAGCTGAGCTTCATCAGAAAAGCGGGACCAGGAGGAGGCGGGTTGGCGGTTTGACCCCTGGCTCCTCCTCTGAAtgtgctgaagtgtccttgagcaagacaccgAACCCACAGCTGGTCTCGACCGGTGCGAGCGTGACAACGGTGGAAAACACGCA contains:
- the gtf2a2 gene encoding transcription initiation factor IIA subunit 2, with the protein product MAYQLYRNTTLGNSLQESLDELIQTQQITPQLALQVLLQFDKAINTALANRVRNRVNFRGSLNTYRFCDNVWTFVLNDVEFREVTDLVKVDKVKIVACDGKSESTQNKTDK